One region of Niallia sp. Man26 genomic DNA includes:
- a CDS encoding assimilatory sulfite reductase (NADPH) flavoprotein subunit — protein MQLLVTNSPFNQEQTELLNRLLPTLSETQKVWLNGYLSATAATTVSPAGLAAEVPSSAPAPAEPVSKDVTILFGSQTGNAQNLAKKSAKTLTDKGFHVTTLSMSDFKPNNIKKVKNLLIIVSTHGEGDPPDTALTFHEFLHGKRAPKLDDLSFSVLALGDSSYEFFCQTGKEFDERLEEIGGKRLFPRVDCDLDFEEPANEWLEGVLAELGNTSAAAAQSTATPNTATTAETEYSRSNPFLAEVLDIQNLNGRGSNKETLHIELSLEESGLTYKPGDSLGIYPKNDPELVELLLNKLSFNPEETVSINKKGEIRSIKEALLSEFEITVLTKPLLEKLAAYSTNEALQNLLKNQEQLKAYIDGRDLLDLVSEFGPWNFTAQNFISQLRKLPARLYSIASSYTANPEEVHLTIGAVRYNAHDRERKGVCSILCAERLNPGDKIPVFIQQNENFKLPENPDTPVIMIGPGTGIAPFRSFIQEREEIGAEGKSWLFFGDQHFVTDFLYQTEWQNYLKSGVLTKMNVAFSRDTAEKVYVQHRMLEHSKELFEWLQEGAAVYVCGDEKHMAHDVHETLISIIEKEGNLNREDAEKYLAAMQQDKRYQRDVY, from the coding sequence TTGCAATTACTAGTAACGAACAGTCCTTTTAACCAGGAACAGACAGAGCTTTTAAACCGGCTTTTGCCGACTTTATCAGAAACACAAAAGGTATGGCTTAACGGCTATCTTTCTGCAACAGCAGCAACAACGGTAAGTCCCGCTGGACTGGCAGCAGAAGTCCCGTCTTCTGCTCCTGCACCTGCCGAACCAGTCTCTAAAGATGTCACAATCCTATTTGGATCTCAAACAGGAAATGCACAAAACCTTGCCAAAAAGAGTGCAAAAACTCTGACAGATAAAGGCTTCCATGTTACAACATTATCAATGAGCGACTTTAAGCCAAATAATATTAAGAAAGTTAAAAACTTGCTTATTATTGTCAGCACACATGGGGAAGGAGATCCACCTGATACTGCCTTAACATTCCATGAGTTTCTTCATGGTAAAAGAGCGCCTAAATTGGATGATTTGAGCTTCTCTGTATTGGCACTTGGTGACAGCTCCTATGAATTCTTCTGCCAGACTGGTAAAGAATTTGATGAACGCTTAGAAGAAATTGGCGGTAAGCGCCTATTTCCACGCGTTGACTGTGACTTAGATTTTGAAGAGCCGGCAAATGAATGGCTCGAAGGTGTGCTTGCAGAGCTTGGTAATACAAGCGCAGCAGCTGCTCAAAGCACAGCAACTCCAAATACAGCAACAACGGCAGAAACAGAATATTCTAGATCAAACCCTTTCCTCGCTGAAGTACTGGACATCCAAAACTTAAACGGCCGAGGCTCCAATAAAGAGACGCTTCATATTGAGCTATCTCTTGAGGAATCTGGATTGACATATAAACCTGGAGACAGCCTTGGAATTTATCCGAAGAATGACCCAGAGCTTGTTGAACTGCTGCTTAATAAACTGTCCTTTAATCCAGAAGAAACAGTCTCTATTAATAAAAAAGGTGAGATTCGTTCCATTAAGGAAGCACTTCTTTCCGAATTTGAAATAACCGTTTTAACAAAACCTTTATTAGAAAAGTTAGCAGCGTATTCGACAAACGAAGCGCTTCAAAATCTTCTCAAGAATCAAGAACAATTGAAAGCCTATATAGACGGAAGGGACTTGCTTGATTTAGTAAGTGAATTTGGTCCTTGGAATTTTACAGCTCAAAACTTTATCTCGCAATTACGTAAATTGCCTGCGCGCCTTTACTCTATTGCAAGCAGCTATACAGCAAATCCTGAGGAAGTTCATTTGACAATTGGAGCAGTCCGCTATAATGCCCATGACCGTGAACGCAAAGGTGTTTGCTCGATACTATGTGCGGAGCGTCTTAATCCAGGTGATAAAATTCCAGTATTTATCCAGCAGAATGAAAACTTTAAGCTGCCTGAAAATCCTGATACCCCTGTCATTATGATTGGGCCAGGCACAGGTATTGCACCATTCCGTTCCTTTATCCAAGAACGTGAAGAAATCGGTGCTGAAGGTAAATCATGGCTGTTCTTTGGTGATCAGCATTTTGTAACAGACTTCCTTTATCAAACAGAATGGCAAAATTACCTCAAAAGCGGGGTATTAACAAAAATGAACGTCGCATTCTCCCGCGACACTGCCGAGAAAGTTTATGTACAGCATCGTATGCTTGAGCACAGCAAAGAATTATTCGAATGGCTGCAGGAAGGTGCCGCTGTTTATGTTTGCGGCGATGAAAAGCATATGGCCCATGATGTACACGAAACATTAATCAGCATCATTGAAAAAGAAGGCAATCTAAACCGTGAAGATGCCGAAAAATATCTTGCAGCAATGCAGCAGGACAAACGCTACCAGCGTGATGTCTATTAA
- a CDS encoding CBS domain-containing protein: MTTVKDIMTTDVKVCQPHDSLVEAAKIMRDVNVGIVPVCEGKKVIGMITDRDIVINAIADGKDGNTVHCHDVMTADVTTCTPDTDVHECANIMSENQIRRLPVVENGELVGICAIGDLARINIHMDEAGQALSDISEPLH, from the coding sequence TTGACAACTGTTAAAGATATAATGACAACGGATGTAAAGGTATGTCAGCCCCATGATTCTCTTGTGGAAGCGGCAAAAATAATGCGTGATGTTAACGTTGGGATTGTTCCTGTATGTGAAGGAAAAAAGGTTATTGGCATGATTACTGACCGTGATATTGTTATCAATGCAATCGCTGATGGCAAAGACGGAAATACGGTTCACTGTCATGATGTGATGACAGCGGATGTAACTACATGTACGCCAGATACAGATGTTCATGAATGTGCAAACATCATGTCAGAGAATCAGATTCGCCGCCTGCCTGTAGTTGAGAACGGCGAACTTGTCGGAATATGCGCAATTGGTGACCTTGCAAGAATCAATATTCATATGGATGAAGCAGGGCAAGCTTTGAGCGATATATCTGAACCACTTCATTAA
- a CDS encoding ECF transporter S component: MKKNNKTFRIVLLGMLSAIIIIQTTIPFLGYIPIGPLSLTIIQVTVIIAAIVLGPREGAIVGGIWGIITFIRAFVAPTSPIAPIVFTNPLVSVLPRILIGVVAAYVFHKLLKDKLNETVRMSVAGVLGSLTNTVLVLGLIYLFYQEPYANFLEMNMDQLLPALLTIIATNGVTEAILSGILAPIISKPLLRIRKK, from the coding sequence ATGAAAAAAAACAATAAGACATTTCGGATTGTCCTATTAGGGATGCTTTCTGCTATCATCATTATTCAAACGACAATCCCGTTTTTAGGATATATCCCGATTGGACCGCTTAGCTTGACGATTATTCAAGTAACAGTCATTATTGCAGCGATTGTTCTTGGCCCGAGGGAAGGAGCAATAGTCGGCGGTATATGGGGAATCATTACCTTTATCAGGGCATTTGTTGCACCGACAAGTCCAATTGCCCCGATTGTATTTACGAATCCCCTTGTCTCTGTTCTGCCCCGAATATTAATAGGTGTTGTAGCAGCATATGTATTTCATAAGCTGCTCAAAGACAAGCTTAATGAAACAGTTAGAATGAGTGTAGCTGGTGTGCTTGGATCTTTAACAAATACTGTTTTAGTGCTGGGATTGATTTATTTATTTTACCAGGAACCGTATGCGAATTTTCTAGAAATGAATATGGATCAGCTTTTGCCTGCGCTATTGACCATAATAGCTACTAATGGGGTTACCGAAGCAATTCTTTCAGGTATATTAGCCCCGATTATTTCAAAACCATTATTAAGAATTAGAAAAAAATAG
- a CDS encoding YezD family protein — protein MGEKTNQLDKIKDQLEEMLKNMKFGSITLIVQDGKVIQIEKSEKIRLGK, from the coding sequence ATGGGGGAAAAAACAAATCAACTGGACAAAATAAAAGATCAGTTGGAAGAAATGTTGAAAAATATGAAATTTGGCTCCATTACCTTAATTGTTCAGGATGGAAAAGTCATTCAAATCGAAAAAAGCGAAAAGATTAGACTTGGAAAATAA
- a CDS encoding LysR family transcriptional regulator — protein sequence MQYDALKTFVTLVEVKNFTKTAEILLMSQPSVSLHIKNLEKEFQTKLFERSPKYLKVTPTGEILYDCAVQMITIYEQTRQNILDHHHSIKGDLKIGASFTIGEYILPPLLLELQKTHPDLALQVTIGNTEEVVESVRRYQVDIGLIEGQTNDKEISVHPFMEDELFVVASAKHPLASKEMVPIKELQNQAWITREIGSGTREYLDHVIRSNGLKMNTLLTISSNQAIKETVISGLGLTLLSKCVIERDLQAGNLSTISLDKEVFKRTLSYVYSPVMKEKQNVKTFIQALNSKYPYQEEEHRN from the coding sequence TTGCAGTATGATGCGTTAAAAACATTTGTCACCCTTGTAGAAGTGAAAAATTTCACTAAAACAGCTGAAATTCTGCTGATGTCTCAGCCAAGTGTAAGCCTCCATATTAAAAACTTAGAAAAGGAATTTCAAACGAAGCTGTTTGAACGTTCTCCAAAATATTTAAAAGTAACTCCTACAGGGGAAATTCTCTATGATTGTGCAGTACAAATGATTACTATATATGAACAGACAAGGCAAAATATATTAGACCACCATCATTCCATCAAAGGAGATTTAAAAATAGGCGCAAGCTTCACGATAGGAGAATATATACTGCCCCCATTATTGCTGGAACTTCAGAAAACCCATCCCGATTTGGCACTCCAAGTAACAATTGGTAACACAGAAGAGGTAGTCGAGTCAGTCAGACGTTATCAAGTGGATATCGGTTTAATTGAAGGACAAACTAATGATAAGGAAATTTCTGTCCATCCATTTATGGAAGACGAACTGTTTGTTGTTGCATCTGCTAAACACCCGCTTGCTAGTAAGGAAATGGTTCCTATAAAGGAATTGCAAAACCAAGCGTGGATTACCCGGGAAATCGGATCAGGGACGAGGGAATACTTGGATCATGTCATCCGTTCAAACGGATTGAAGATGAACACACTTCTGACAATCAGCAGCAACCAGGCGATTAAAGAAACGGTCATAAGCGGCCTAGGGTTAACCCTTTTGTCTAAATGTGTAATAGAAAGGGACCTGCAGGCAGGAAATCTTTCGACCATCTCCCTTGATAAAGAAGTATTTAAAAGGACACTCTCCTATGTATACTCGCCTGTTATGAAGGAAAAGCAGAATGTAAAAACATTTATTCAGGCATTAAACAGCAAGTATCCATACCAGGAAGAGGAACATAGAAATTAA